From Candidatus Atelocyanobacterium thalassa isolate ALOHA, a single genomic window includes:
- a CDS encoding UPF0182 family protein — translation MLKLSKRFFIQSGLSILIIGCLCELFSYIIVEKFWFEEVGYLEVFLKQLFWKLNLLIFISSFSIWFLFKNLNQAEHDKWSDSFQNHKIYPKKKSQFIQLDSSPPCFSLGLLHLILIVMALGGIVGFMLTYFCQIAYNSWIFNFPLQNEIPTLPSLSFLDFNFKFIFQELNQLWKIGIIGLTIILVLYNVKLFFRVTSLIFGFTLGLILSSNWSRVLQYLYSVPFGEADPQFGKDISFYTFSFPFWKLIDFWLSGLFLFGLISVVLTYLMAANSIGHGIFPGFSQKQLRHIFTLSSLLVLVIAFHHWLARYELLYSTKGVVFGASYTDVYFLIPVYTLTAIIATILSLLLLLRGMTSNAKSIFYYTPLFLYIAILPMTWFGQEVIQSLIVEPNELAQEIPYIKRNIASTRRAFNLDKIRIKTFDGTGNLTEKFLDENRLTINNIRLWDPRPLLQTNRQLQQLRPYYKFNDADIDRYSISLEENDNLSKIVKEQVLIAARELDYEEVPKPAKTWVNEHLVYTHGYGFTLSPVNKVDEGGLPFYSVQNINTNNKILNEKTFENSEDNTSIDNPRIYFGESTNTYIMTNTEVQELDFPSGQDNVYNTYDGKGGIKIKNWARKILFANYLRDWQMIFTHNFTPDTRLIFRRNINQRIRKIAPFLLFDNDPYLVTTEVQAKNNKLEKAKLYWMIDAYTTSNRYPYSEPGDFPFNYIRNSVKIVIDAYDGDISFYVIDPDDPLIKTWNRIFPNLFKPFQEIPISIKDHIRYPKDMFNAQSERLLTYHMTDPKVFYNREDQWRIPQEIYGENQQPVEPYYLLMSLTNDTPEFMLFNVYTPTSRNNLVAGLFARSDENNYGEMLLFRLPKQRIVYGPEQVEALISQDPVISQQISLWSRQKSQVIQGNLLVIPFFKEQSLLYVEPLYLEAKKNSLPTLVRVIVVYENQVVMAKTLSEALNSIFKKETNL, via the coding sequence ATGTTAAAACTTTCAAAACGTTTTTTTATTCAATCTGGTTTATCTATACTAATCATTGGATGTCTTTGTGAATTATTTTCTTATATTATTGTAGAAAAATTTTGGTTTGAAGAAGTAGGCTATCTAGAAGTTTTTTTAAAACAGCTTTTTTGGAAGCTAAATTTGTTAATATTCATCAGCAGCTTTTCTATATGGTTTTTATTTAAAAATTTAAACCAAGCAGAACATGATAAATGGAGTGACTCTTTTCAAAATCACAAGATATATCCTAAAAAAAAATCTCAATTTATACAACTTGATTCTTCTCCTCCTTGTTTTTCTCTAGGATTATTGCATCTAATTTTGATTGTTATGGCGTTAGGGGGAATTGTAGGGTTTATGCTTACATATTTTTGTCAAATTGCCTATAATTCTTGGATATTTAATTTCCCTTTACAAAATGAGATACCAACTCTTCCTTCTTTATCTTTTCTAGATTTTAATTTTAAGTTTATATTTCAAGAATTAAACCAATTATGGAAAATTGGGATTATTGGACTAACTATAATTTTAGTTTTATACAATGTAAAACTTTTTTTTAGAGTAACATCTTTGATTTTTGGTTTTACATTAGGTCTTATATTATCTAGTAATTGGTCTAGAGTTTTACAATATTTATATTCTGTTCCTTTTGGTGAAGCTGATCCTCAATTTGGTAAAGATATTAGTTTTTATACTTTTAGTTTCCCATTTTGGAAGTTAATTGATTTTTGGTTAAGTGGTTTGTTCTTATTTGGCTTGATTTCGGTTGTCCTAACTTATCTTATGGCAGCAAATAGCATAGGACATGGTATTTTCCCAGGATTTTCTCAGAAACAATTGCGTCATATATTTACCTTAAGTAGCTTACTTGTATTAGTTATTGCATTTCATCATTGGTTAGCTAGATATGAATTACTATACTCGACTAAAGGAGTTGTTTTTGGAGCTAGCTATACTGATGTTTATTTTCTTATCCCTGTTTATACGCTAACAGCAATAATAGCAACTATTTTATCTTTACTATTATTACTTCGAGGAATGACAAGTAATGCAAAAAGTATTTTTTATTACACTCCATTATTTTTGTATATAGCTATTTTGCCTATGACCTGGTTTGGTCAAGAGGTTATACAAAGTTTAATTGTAGAACCTAATGAATTAGCACAAGAAATTCCTTATATTAAACGCAATATCGCCTCAACTCGACGTGCTTTTAATCTTGATAAGATAAGAATTAAAACTTTTGATGGAACTGGAAACTTAACTGAGAAATTTTTAGACGAAAACCGTCTCACTATCAATAATATTCGTTTATGGGATCCTCGTCCTTTATTACAAACTAATCGTCAGCTACAACAACTCCGACCTTATTATAAATTTAATGATGCAGATATTGATCGTTACTCAATATCATTAGAAGAAAATGATAATTTATCTAAAATCGTAAAAGAACAGGTTTTAATTGCGGCTCGAGAATTGGATTATGAAGAAGTTCCAAAACCTGCAAAAACTTGGGTTAATGAACATTTAGTATATACACATGGCTACGGATTTACTTTGTCGCCAGTAAATAAAGTAGATGAAGGCGGATTACCATTTTATTCCGTACAAAATATCAATACAAACAACAAAATATTAAATGAAAAAACTTTTGAAAACTCAGAAGACAATACTTCTATTGATAATCCTAGAATTTATTTTGGAGAATCAACTAATACATATATTATGACTAATACAGAGGTCCAAGAATTAGATTTTCCTAGTGGACAAGACAATGTCTATAATACCTATGATGGCAAGGGAGGAATTAAAATCAAAAATTGGGCTAGAAAGATTTTATTTGCTAATTATTTAAGAGATTGGCAAATGATCTTCACTCATAATTTTACTCCAGATACTCGACTGATATTCCGACGTAATATTAACCAAAGAATAAGAAAAATTGCCCCATTCCTTCTTTTTGACAATGATCCTTATTTGGTAACAACTGAAGTACAAGCAAAAAATAATAAACTAGAAAAGGCAAAATTGTATTGGATGATCGATGCTTATACAACTAGTAATCGTTATCCTTATTCTGAACCAGGAGATTTTCCCTTTAACTATATTCGTAATTCAGTAAAAATTGTTATTGATGCTTATGATGGAGATATTAGCTTTTATGTTATTGATCCAGATGATCCGCTAATTAAAACATGGAATAGAATATTTCCGAATCTTTTTAAACCATTTCAAGAAATCCCTATTTCTATAAAAGACCATATACGCTATCCAAAAGATATGTTTAATGCTCAATCAGAAAGGTTATTAACTTATCATATGACAGATCCTAAAGTTTTTTATAACCGAGAAGATCAGTGGCGAATTCCTCAAGAAATTTATGGAGAAAATCAGCAACCAGTAGAACCTTATTACTTACTAATGAGTCTGACAAACGATACACCAGAATTTATGTTATTTAATGTTTATACTCCTACTAGTCGTAATAATTTAGTTGCTGGATTATTTGCCCGTTCAGATGAAAATAACTATGGTGAAATGCTTTTATTTAGACTACCTAAGCAAAGAATTGTCTACGGTCCAGAGCAAGTAGAGGCATTGATCAGTCAAGATCCAGTTATTTCTCAACAAATCTCTTTATGGAGTAGACAAAAATCACAAGTAATACAAGGAAATCTTTTAGTAATTCCTTTTTTCAAAGAGCAGTCACTACTTTATGTTGAACCATTATACTTAGAAGCTAAAAAAAATAGTTTGCCAACTTTAGTTAGAGTAATAGTTGTCTATGAAAATCAAGTTGTTATGGCAAAAACTTTAAGCGAGGCCTTGAATTCCATTTTTAAAAAAGAAACTAATTTATAA
- a CDS encoding ABC transporter permease — MSRLKAIQNYVLVRLLLAPLMIWTIVTLVFLLLRIATGDPVDAILGNRAPEFAKENLRETLGLNQPLWLQYLNYLGQLLLLNLGTSIVNQGQPVWEIIKEHFPATAELTLYSMIVAIILGVTAGIISALNPNTTVDLVSRLFGIISYSLPIFWVGMVFQLIFAVQLKLLPLGTRFPVDKISPSKITGIYTLDSILNGDVYQFFTSIYHLILPCITLGLLLSGIFERIVRLNLKHTLKAKYVEAAKARGIPVYRILFVYAFKNALIPVVTILGLIFSSLLGGAVLTEVTFSWPGLGNSLYQAIAARDYATVQGIMVFFSVIVVSVSILVDLLNAYIDPRIRY; from the coding sequence ATGTCTCGTCTTAAAGCAATACAAAACTATGTTCTTGTTCGCTTACTTCTTGCCCCTTTAATGATATGGACAATAGTCACTCTAGTATTTTTGCTTTTAAGAATAGCAACAGGAGATCCAGTTGATGCAATTTTAGGAAATCGTGCTCCAGAATTTGCTAAAGAAAACTTAAGAGAAACTTTAGGATTAAACCAGCCGCTCTGGCTACAATACTTAAATTATTTAGGCCAACTTTTACTTTTAAATTTAGGAACTTCTATTGTTAACCAAGGACAGCCTGTATGGGAAATAATTAAGGAGCATTTCCCTGCTACTGCTGAATTAACACTATATAGTATGATTGTGGCAATAATTCTTGGTGTAACCGCAGGAATCATATCAGCATTAAATCCTAATACTACAGTAGATCTAGTTAGTCGATTATTCGGAATAATATCTTATTCATTACCAATTTTTTGGGTAGGGATGGTTTTTCAGTTAATCTTTGCAGTACAACTAAAGCTACTTCCTCTCGGAACTCGCTTTCCAGTAGATAAAATCTCTCCTAGCAAAATAACAGGAATTTATACTTTAGACAGTATTCTAAATGGCGATGTCTATCAATTTTTTACTTCTATTTATCACCTAATATTGCCTTGTATCACTTTAGGATTATTACTAAGTGGTATCTTTGAAAGGATAGTCAGGTTGAACCTTAAGCATACTCTTAAGGCTAAATATGTTGAAGCTGCAAAAGCTCGTGGCATACCTGTATATAGAATTTTATTTGTCTATGCTTTTAAGAATGCTCTTATCCCAGTTGTTACTATTCTAGGTCTAATTTTTTCTTCTTTATTAGGTGGTGCAGTTTTAACTGAAGTGACTTTTTCTTGGCCTGGACTAGGTAATAGCTTATATCAAGCAATAGCTGCAAGAGATTACGCAACAGTTCAGGGAATTATGGTCTTTTTTTCTGTGATTGTAGTTTCAGTAAGTATTTTAGTTGACTTACTCAATGCCTATATTGATCCTCGTATTAGATATTAA
- a CDS encoding ABC transporter substrate-binding protein has product MYKKKYIIFLRWLLIVLVSICLLQLNACVTNTNKNQVVLSVLSDPKTFNAILSQESPNIFSLTYEGLITENPITGKKEPALAESWKISDDKLNIIFTLRKNLKWSDGEDLTVDDIIFTYNNLYLNKKIPNNYRDNFRVGKSGKLPIIRKIDQQRIEFKISEPFAPFLDNAQLPILPAHVLLKSVQNIDDKGNPKFLSTWGTDTSPEDIIVNGPFKIKKYITSQRIIFERNPYYWKKDSKGSQLPNIENVIWEIVESTDTALLQFRSGSLDSISVTPEYFSLLKREEKRNNFTIYNGGPSYGTNFMSFNLNEGKRDGKSLVDPIKSSWFNNKNFRKAIAYGINRTRIINNIYRGLGSFQDTQISIQSPYYDETIKGYDYDIEKSRELLRKEGFKYDKDSNLLDKNGNYVEFNLITNAGNKVREAIGAQIKEDLRELGIKVNFSPLAFNVLIDKLSNSLDWEANIIGFTGGNEPHSPNVWYTDGNLHMFNQELQSNSKSLTGRTVSEWEKRIEDLYVAGSQELSLEKREKIYAEAQEVVSENLPFIYLVNPYSFAAVKNRFVDINYSSLRGAFWNIEKLSINDFNEEE; this is encoded by the coding sequence ATGTACAAGAAAAAATATATTATTTTTCTGCGTTGGTTATTGATCGTTTTAGTCAGTATATGTTTATTACAGCTCAATGCTTGTGTTACAAACACTAACAAGAATCAAGTCGTTTTATCTGTTTTAAGTGATCCTAAAACTTTTAACGCTATTTTATCTCAGGAATCTCCAAATATTTTTTCATTAACCTATGAAGGGTTAATTACAGAAAATCCTATTACTGGGAAAAAAGAACCAGCACTTGCAGAGTCCTGGAAAATCTCTGATGATAAATTAAATATTATATTTACCTTAAGGAAAAATCTTAAATGGTCTGATGGTGAAGATTTGACTGTGGATGATATTATTTTTACTTATAATAATTTATATCTTAATAAAAAAATTCCTAATAACTATCGAGACAATTTCAGGGTAGGAAAGAGTGGAAAATTACCAATCATAAGAAAAATTGATCAGCAACGTATTGAATTTAAAATCTCTGAACCATTCGCCCCTTTCTTAGATAACGCTCAACTTCCTATACTACCTGCTCACGTCTTACTTAAAAGCGTGCAGAATATTGATGATAAGGGGAATCCCAAATTTTTATCGACTTGGGGAACTGATACTTCTCCTGAAGATATTATTGTTAATGGTCCTTTTAAGATTAAAAAATATATCACTAGTCAGCGAATTATTTTTGAGAGAAATCCCTATTATTGGAAAAAAGATTCTAAAGGATCACAATTGCCTAATATTGAGAATGTTATTTGGGAAATTGTAGAATCTACTGATACGGCATTGTTACAATTTAGATCTGGAAGTTTAGACTCCATTAGTGTTACCCCAGAGTATTTTTCTCTCTTGAAAAGAGAAGAAAAACGTAATAATTTCACTATTTATAATGGAGGACCTTCATATGGGACTAACTTTATGTCTTTTAATCTTAATGAAGGTAAAAGGGATGGAAAGTCTTTGGTAGATCCTATTAAATCAAGCTGGTTTAATAACAAAAATTTCAGAAAAGCCATTGCTTACGGAATTAATAGAACTCGAATAATAAATAATATTTATAGAGGCTTAGGAAGTTTTCAAGATACTCAGATTTCTATACAATCTCCTTATTATGATGAAACAATCAAAGGTTACGATTATGATATCGAGAAATCTAGAGAATTATTACGAAAAGAAGGTTTTAAATATGATAAAGATTCTAATTTACTAGATAAAAATGGTAACTATGTAGAATTTAATTTAATAACTAATGCAGGAAATAAAGTTCGTGAAGCTATCGGTGCACAAATTAAAGAGGATTTAAGAGAATTAGGGATAAAGGTTAATTTTAGCCCTCTTGCTTTTAATGTATTAATAGATAAATTAAGTAACTCTTTGGATTGGGAAGCTAATATTATCGGATTTACGGGAGGAAATGAACCACATTCCCCCAATGTTTGGTATACAGATGGAAATCTCCATATGTTTAATCAAGAATTACAATCTAATTCAAAGTCATTGACTGGGAGGACAGTATCAGAATGGGAGAAAAGAATAGAAGATTTATACGTGGCTGGCTCTCAAGAACTTTCTCTTGAAAAAAGAGAAAAAATTTACGCAGAAGCACAAGAAGTAGTCTCAGAAAATTTACCGTTTATTTATTTAGTCAATCCTTATTCTTTTGCGGCAGTTAAAAATCGTTTTGTAGATATTAACTACTCTTCACTAAGAGGAGCATTCTGGAATATAGAAAAATTATCTATTAATGATTTTAATGAAGAAGAATAA